The proteins below come from a single Erythrobacter sp. SG61-1L genomic window:
- a CDS encoding MBL fold metallo-hydrolase codes for MRAAIIPVTPLEQNCSLIWCAKTMKGALVDPGGDLDKLKDAVRRAGVTLEKLLVTHGHIDHCGQTGILAKELGLPIEGPHEADRFWIARLDEDGRRWGLHGEIFEPDRWLQDGDRVTVGEVELEVIHCPGHTPGHVVFFNRPTRFAIVGDVLFRGSIGRTDFPLGNHADLIASITRKLWPLGDVTFIPGHGPVSTFGQERIDNPYVSDAAVAGQGSARLPLIRSK; via the coding sequence ATGCGGGCCGCCATCATTCCCGTCACTCCGCTTGAGCAGAACTGCTCGCTCATCTGGTGCGCGAAGACGATGAAGGGCGCGCTGGTCGATCCGGGTGGCGATCTCGACAAGCTGAAGGATGCCGTGCGCCGGGCGGGCGTGACGCTGGAAAAGCTGCTCGTCACCCATGGCCATATCGACCATTGCGGGCAGACGGGCATTCTGGCGAAGGAACTGGGCCTGCCCATCGAAGGTCCGCATGAGGCGGACCGCTTCTGGATCGCCCGGCTGGACGAGGATGGCCGCCGCTGGGGCCTGCATGGCGAGATTTTCGAGCCGGATCGCTGGCTGCAGGATGGCGACAGGGTCACCGTGGGTGAGGTTGAGCTGGAAGTGATTCACTGCCCCGGCCACACGCCCGGCCATGTGGTGTTCTTCAACCGCCCCACGCGCTTTGCCATTGTGGGTGACGTGCTGTTTCGCGGCTCCATCGGGCGGACCGACTTCCCGCTGGGCAATCACGCCGATCTGATCGCCTCGATCACCCGGAAGCTCTGGCCGCTGGGCGATGTGACATTCATCCCCGGCCACGGCCCGGTCAGTACTTTCGGGCAGGAGCGGATCGACAATCCCTATGTCAGCGATGCCGCGGTGGCCGGCCAGGGCTCGGCCCGGCTGCCTTTGATCCGTTCGAAATAG
- a CDS encoding S24 family peptidase, whose product MANSLDAPSADPRERLVALANARGVSLAALSRLIGKNGTYLQQFVTKGSPRRLAEEDRQVLAQFFGVAESELGGAAEKSYAHKGGGWVDIPRLALDASAGPGSFSAQEVPFDTFRFSARWLREQGLDPAMLSAIAVAGDSMEPVLRDGDEILVDRTPRPLREGIHVVRLGEALHVKRIQVARPGMLTLISANPAYPPVEVPLAEVDVIGRVVWKGGRI is encoded by the coding sequence ATGGCAAATTCCCTAGATGCTCCCTCCGCTGACCCTCGCGAGCGCCTTGTTGCGCTGGCCAATGCGCGCGGGGTCAGCCTTGCTGCGCTCTCTCGCCTGATCGGGAAGAATGGCACATATCTGCAGCAATTCGTCACCAAGGGCAGCCCACGGCGCCTTGCCGAGGAAGATCGGCAGGTGCTGGCGCAGTTCTTCGGCGTAGCGGAGAGCGAGCTGGGCGGTGCGGCGGAAAAATCCTATGCGCACAAGGGCGGCGGCTGGGTGGACATACCCCGCCTGGCACTCGACGCTTCCGCCGGGCCGGGCAGTTTCAGTGCGCAGGAAGTGCCGTTCGACACGTTTCGTTTCTCGGCCCGCTGGTTGCGCGAGCAGGGGCTCGATCCCGCCATGCTCTCGGCCATTGCAGTGGCAGGCGATTCGATGGAGCCGGTGCTGCGCGACGGGGATGAGATTCTGGTGGACCGCACTCCGCGCCCCTTGCGTGAGGGTATCCATGTCGTTCGCCTGGGCGAGGCTTTGCATGTGAAGCGCATTCAGGTCGCTCGGCCCGGCATGCTCACTCTCATCAGCGCCAATCCGGCCTATCCCCCAGTGGAAGTGCCGCTGGCGGAAGTGGACGTGATCGGGCGCGTGGTGTGGAAGGGCGGGCGGATCTAG
- the rpmF gene encoding 50S ribosomal protein L32, with protein MAVPKRKTTPSRRGMRRSHDALKVEAFHECSNCGELKRPHNLCTHCGHYNGREIVAVGL; from the coding sequence ATGGCTGTCCCCAAGAGAAAAACGACCCCCTCCCGCCGGGGTATGCGCCGTTCGCATGACGCGCTGAAGGTTGAAGCATTCCACGAATGCTCGAACTGTGGCGAACTCAAGCGCCCGCACAATCTGTGCACGCATTGCGGCCACTACAACGGGCGCGAGATCGTGGCCGTCGGGCTCTAA
- a CDS encoding ATP-dependent DNA helicase: protein MTQPLPLPALHASHAGSWLRAANGATRTVGKGEAIMAAADTPLLILNAPLVATRLGYPDLSGLDLLELFAFIHPARFCVPTPKGLAHALGLDEPASDDGVPALLQLAAGRLLETCESEEWQEREGAWSVLQSLMRLRWPWANVIAPHIRQPQRAERWLFTRLPEWEETPERPQPAQVTLAPEEVRARLARLTGSGAEERESQRAYAAEAASAFSPRDRRGVPHMLLAQAGTGIGKTLGYLAPASLWAEKSGGTVWVSTFTKNLQRQLRRESRRAWPNNRADGTQPVVVRKGRENYLCLLNLEDALQGGFGGRAAVLAQLVARWAAYTQDGDMIGGDLPGWLGTLFRNRAIRSLTDQRGECVYAGCPHYRKCFIERAARASAQADLVIANHALVMVNAARGRDHAQRPTRIVFDEGHHVFDSADSTFAAELTGLECVELRRWITGPERGSKGRRRGLAARLADIASYDEAGGKAVADAVTAAEALPGEGWLQRLAENQPSGPLEELLAGVRALTYARDESGGQEAGYGIETEAAQLDGNFIELAQQAAQALAAIRSPLMKLSVRLEALLEDPPDWLDGQGRARIEGARYSLKWRIDMLASWEALLDRLGGAADPDFVDWLAVDRSDAREYDIGLHRRFLDPMKPFAQVVLEPAHGVMLTSATLKDGGEWQAALTRSGANWLDTAPMLSEHESPFDYASNAEVLIVTDVKKGDIAALAGAYARIIEASKGGVLGLFTAIRRLRAVHGRIADRLAREGLPLYAQHVDPIDTGTLVDIFRDDPRASLLGTDALRDGVDVPGESLRCVVMEQVPWPKPSILHRARRAAGGGSSFDDRIIRARLAQAFGRLIRSKDDKGHFVVLSAAFPTRLTAAFPKGTPVIRLTLDEALHRIASGVSGASDAIPASPASPLEGSTPS from the coding sequence CCAATGGCGCCACGCGCACGGTGGGCAAGGGGGAAGCGATCATGGCGGCGGCCGATACACCGTTGCTGATCCTCAATGCCCCGTTGGTGGCCACCCGGCTGGGCTATCCGGACCTTTCCGGGCTGGACCTGCTGGAACTCTTCGCCTTCATCCACCCCGCCCGCTTCTGCGTGCCCACGCCCAAGGGCCTTGCCCATGCGCTGGGGCTGGATGAACCGGCCAGCGACGATGGCGTGCCTGCCCTGCTCCAGCTTGCGGCGGGCAGGTTGCTGGAAACCTGCGAAAGCGAGGAATGGCAGGAACGCGAAGGCGCGTGGAGCGTGCTCCAGTCGCTGATGCGGCTGCGCTGGCCCTGGGCGAACGTGATCGCCCCGCATATCCGTCAGCCGCAGCGCGCCGAACGCTGGCTGTTCACGCGACTGCCCGAATGGGAAGAAACGCCGGAACGGCCCCAGCCCGCTCAGGTCACGCTTGCGCCGGAGGAAGTGCGCGCCCGCCTTGCCCGGCTCACCGGATCGGGCGCGGAGGAACGCGAAAGCCAGCGCGCCTATGCCGCAGAGGCCGCCAGCGCCTTTTCCCCGCGTGACCGGCGCGGCGTGCCGCATATGCTGCTGGCGCAGGCAGGCACCGGCATCGGCAAGACGCTGGGCTATCTCGCCCCGGCCTCGCTCTGGGCGGAAAAATCCGGCGGCACTGTGTGGGTTTCCACCTTCACCAAGAACCTCCAGCGCCAACTGCGCCGCGAAAGCCGCCGGGCGTGGCCCAATAATCGCGCCGACGGCACCCAGCCTGTAGTGGTGCGCAAGGGGCGCGAGAATTACCTGTGCCTGCTCAATCTGGAAGATGCGCTGCAAGGCGGCTTTGGCGGGCGGGCGGCAGTGCTGGCCCAGCTTGTGGCGCGCTGGGCGGCTTACACACAGGATGGGGACATGATCGGTGGCGATCTGCCCGGCTGGCTGGGCACATTGTTCCGCAACCGCGCGATCCGCAGCCTGACCGACCAGCGCGGCGAATGCGTCTATGCAGGCTGCCCGCATTACCGCAAATGCTTCATCGAACGCGCCGCGCGGGCCAGCGCGCAGGCCGATCTGGTGATCGCCAATCACGCGCTGGTGATGGTCAATGCAGCCAGAGGGCGAGACCATGCCCAGCGCCCCACCCGCATCGTGTTCGACGAAGGCCATCACGTATTCGATTCGGCCGATTCCACTTTCGCGGCGGAACTGACCGGGCTGGAATGCGTGGAATTGCGCCGCTGGATCACCGGCCCGGAACGCGGATCGAAAGGCCGTCGCCGGGGCCTCGCCGCGCGTCTGGCGGACATCGCCTCTTATGACGAGGCAGGCGGCAAGGCCGTGGCCGATGCCGTCACCGCCGCAGAGGCGCTGCCCGGCGAAGGCTGGCTGCAACGGCTGGCGGAAAACCAGCCCTCCGGCCCGCTGGAAGAACTGCTCGCAGGCGTGCGCGCCCTTACCTATGCGCGGGACGAAAGCGGCGGGCAGGAAGCGGGCTATGGCATAGAGACCGAGGCCGCCCAGCTGGACGGCAATTTCATCGAACTGGCCCAGCAGGCCGCGCAGGCGCTGGCGGCGATCCGCTCGCCGCTGATGAAGCTCTCCGTCCGGCTTGAGGCTCTGCTGGAAGATCCGCCGGACTGGCTGGACGGCCAGGGCCGCGCCCGCATCGAAGGGGCGCGCTATTCGCTCAAATGGCGCATCGACATGCTCGCCTCGTGGGAGGCCCTGCTTGACCGGCTGGGCGGCGCGGCGGACCCGGATTTCGTTGACTGGCTCGCAGTCGACCGTTCCGACGCGCGCGAATACGATATCGGCCTGCACCGCCGCTTCCTCGATCCGATGAAGCCCTTCGCGCAGGTCGTTCTGGAACCCGCTCACGGCGTGATGCTGACCAGCGCGACGCTGAAGGATGGCGGCGAATGGCAAGCCGCCCTCACCCGCTCCGGCGCGAACTGGCTCGATACAGCCCCGATGCTGAGCGAGCATGAAAGCCCGTTCGACTATGCCTCCAACGCCGAAGTGCTGATCGTCACCGATGTGAAAAAGGGCGACATTGCCGCGCTGGCCGGCGCCTATGCCCGCATTATCGAGGCATCGAAGGGCGGCGTGCTCGGCCTGTTTACCGCGATCCGCCGGTTGCGCGCGGTCCATGGCCGCATTGCCGACCGGCTGGCGCGCGAAGGCCTGCCGCTTTACGCCCAGCATGTCGATCCGATCGACACCGGCACGCTGGTGGACATCTTCCGCGACGATCCGCGCGCCTCGCTGCTGGGCACCGATGCCCTGCGCGACGGGGTGGACGTGCCGGGCGAATCGCTGCGCTGCGTGGTGATGGAACAGGTGCCCTGGCCCAAGCCCTCCATCCTCCACCGCGCCCGCCGCGCGGCCGGGGGCGGCAGTTCCTTCGATGACCGGATCATCCGCGCGCGGCTGGCACAGGCCTTCGGCCGCCTGATCCGCAGCAAGGACGACAAGGGCCATTTCGTGGTCCTTTCCGCTGCCTTCCCCACGAGGCTGACAGCCGCATTCCCCAAGGGCACGCCTGTCATCCGCCTGACGCTCGATGAGGCTTTACATCGCATCGCGAGCGGTGTTTCTGGGGCGAGCGACGCGATTCCGGCCTCCCCGGCATCGCCGCTGGAAGGATCCACGCCCTCGTGA
- a CDS encoding integration host factor subunit alpha has product MMRSVGTLTRADLAEVINRKMGFSRAESLAMVEAILDHMCHALERGENVKISGFGTFLLRDKNERVGRNPKTGIEVPITPRRVLTFRASQILKDRVSQG; this is encoded by the coding sequence ATGATGCGTTCGGTCGGCACGCTTACACGCGCAGATCTCGCTGAGGTGATCAATCGCAAGATGGGATTTTCCCGTGCGGAATCACTCGCGATGGTTGAGGCAATTCTCGATCACATGTGCCACGCGTTGGAGCGCGGTGAAAACGTTAAAATATCCGGTTTCGGAACTTTCTTGTTACGGGACAAGAATGAGCGTGTAGGCCGCAATCCCAAAACCGGGATCGAGGTGCCGATTACGCCGCGCCGCGTACTGACCTTTCGCGCCAGCCAGATCCTGAAAGACCGGGTTAGCCAGGGTTAA
- a CDS encoding aromatic ring-hydroxylating dioxygenase subunit alpha, with protein MFADFANHWVIIGLSADFRSGKLYPAIVADERIVLFRGRNGTLSALIDRCPHRGVALSLGKLADGIVECPFHGWTFDGTGACLSVPWNPDAKCEKLSALALPVREAGGLVWLYTGFRPDTEPMPPESLSAPGVVLSAQSALWDIRWTRAMENMLDSPHLPFVHKATIGRFIAPFRHGRMDTDWIETAYGARIENVIEGRDRPARLDFRFPNVMELFIDPPGKLLRMLAICTPEKQGQTRLTIVTLRDFARSSLLNPLFRRMNLRIALEDQAILESSQPSEVPPAGVEKSVRTDKPTLAFRKLYFERIKGSRAEPWPATAASLT; from the coding sequence ATGTTCGCGGATTTCGCCAATCACTGGGTGATCATCGGGCTTTCCGCGGATTTCCGCAGTGGGAAGCTCTATCCGGCCATCGTGGCGGATGAACGGATCGTGCTGTTCCGTGGCCGGAATGGCACGCTTTCCGCCCTGATCGACCGCTGCCCCCATCGCGGAGTCGCGCTTTCGCTGGGGAAGCTGGCCGACGGAATCGTCGAATGCCCATTCCACGGCTGGACCTTCGACGGAACCGGCGCCTGCCTCTCCGTGCCGTGGAACCCGGATGCCAAATGCGAGAAGCTGTCTGCCCTCGCCTTGCCAGTGCGCGAGGCGGGCGGACTGGTGTGGCTCTACACCGGATTTCGCCCCGATACCGAGCCGATGCCCCCTGAAAGCCTGAGCGCCCCCGGCGTGGTGCTGAGCGCGCAATCGGCCCTGTGGGACATCCGCTGGACGCGGGCGATGGAGAACATGCTCGATTCCCCGCACCTGCCCTTTGTCCACAAGGCAACGATCGGCCGCTTCATCGCGCCGTTCCGCCATGGCCGGATGGATACCGACTGGATCGAAACCGCTTACGGTGCGCGGATCGAAAATGTGATCGAAGGGCGAGACCGCCCTGCCCGGCTGGACTTCCGTTTTCCCAATGTGATGGAACTGTTCATCGATCCGCCGGGCAAATTGCTGCGAATGCTCGCCATCTGCACCCCGGAGAAGCAGGGGCAGACGCGGCTGACTATCGTCACCCTGCGCGATTTCGCCCGATCGAGCCTGCTCAACCCGCTATTCCGCCGGATGAACCTGCGCATTGCGCTGGAAGATCAGGCGATTCTCGAAAGCTCGCAGCCGTCCGAAGTGCCGCCTGCCGGGGTGGAGAAATCCGTCCGCACGGACAAGCCAACCCTGGCCTTCCGCAAGCTCTATTTCGAACGGATCAAAGGCAGCCGGGCCGAGCCCTGGCCGGCCACCGCGGCATCGCTGACATAG
- a CDS encoding DUF3828 domain-containing protein, with product MMKILRGTVLALAAVALPVSPAWADEDDDILAAAQAAFAPYQSEEPWTGPDWDMPIFSSETKALVDEWKAGLSDEDVEDLNSFSWLCQCQDFDPNSFLVELEVNHAEGTDVSTVDARAGFGPDRNDLAESELYMLRENGRWTLDDIVSESFPKGLKVELVAAIAAHKARPAEADEGAE from the coding sequence ATGATGAAGATTCTGCGCGGCACGGTTCTGGCCCTCGCGGCCGTGGCTCTTCCTGTCAGCCCGGCATGGGCCGATGAGGATGACGATATTCTCGCTGCCGCTCAGGCCGCCTTCGCCCCCTATCAGAGCGAAGAGCCCTGGACCGGGCCGGACTGGGACATGCCGATTTTCTCCAGCGAGACAAAGGCGCTGGTTGACGAATGGAAGGCCGGGCTGAGCGACGAGGACGTCGAGGATCTCAACAGCTTCAGCTGGCTGTGCCAGTGTCAGGATTTTGATCCCAACAGCTTCCTGGTCGAGCTTGAAGTCAACCACGCCGAAGGCACCGACGTTTCCACAGTGGATGCCCGCGCCGGTTTCGGCCCGGATCGCAACGATCTGGCCGAAAGCGAGCTGTATATGTTGCGCGAGAATGGCCGCTGGACTCTGGACGACATCGTCTCCGAATCTTTCCCCAAGGGTCTGAAAGTGGAACTGGTCGCCGCGATTGCCGCGCATAAGGCACGTCCCGCCGAGGCGGATGAGGGCGCTGAATAG
- a CDS encoding D-2-hydroxyacid dehydrogenase: MTIAVLPGLARPMLEARLPDWIEPRWWHSVEQLHALAPEAEIGWFDMHYKPPLLEAVALAKGLKWLNSVYAGLDFLPMDEMRERGVQLTNGTGLTDIQVSEFAVLGMLAIAKNYAAIVRAQDRHEWLSAAPGIRDLAGSRALILGYGAIGRKIGEKLAGFGVEVVPVRRHAAEGVLTPDQWRARIGEFDWIVLTVPGTPETEGMIGAAEIAAMKPEAVLVNFARANVVDQEALVAALKDRRIFAAMLDVTDPEPLPADHVLWDLDNAHITMHLSGIPTPQSMLRGAIRFVENCERYRKGEPLEPRFDPVLGY, from the coding sequence ATGACCATTGCCGTTCTGCCCGGTCTTGCCCGCCCGATGCTTGAAGCGCGATTGCCCGACTGGATCGAGCCGCGCTGGTGGCATTCGGTCGAACAGCTTCACGCGCTCGCGCCGGAGGCGGAGATCGGCTGGTTCGACATGCATTACAAGCCGCCCTTGCTGGAGGCCGTGGCGCTGGCGAAAGGGCTGAAATGGCTCAATTCCGTCTATGCCGGGCTGGACTTCCTGCCGATGGACGAAATGCGCGAACGCGGCGTGCAGCTGACCAACGGCACCGGGCTGACCGATATTCAGGTGTCTGAATTCGCTGTGCTGGGCATGTTGGCGATCGCCAAGAACTATGCTGCCATCGTGCGCGCGCAGGACCGGCATGAATGGCTTTCTGCCGCACCGGGTATTCGCGATCTGGCGGGCAGCCGGGCGCTGATCCTCGGTTATGGCGCGATCGGGCGGAAGATCGGCGAGAAACTTGCCGGCTTCGGCGTGGAAGTGGTGCCCGTGCGGCGCCATGCTGCCGAAGGCGTGCTGACGCCGGACCAGTGGCGCGCCCGGATCGGGGAGTTCGACTGGATCGTGCTCACCGTGCCCGGCACGCCGGAGACCGAAGGCATGATCGGCGCTGCCGAAATTGCCGCGATGAAGCCTGAGGCTGTGCTGGTGAACTTTGCCCGTGCCAATGTGGTCGATCAGGAGGCGTTGGTTGCAGCACTGAAGGACCGGCGAATCTTTGCCGCCATGCTCGACGTGACCGACCCGGAACCGTTGCCGGCGGACCATGTTTTGTGGGATCTGGATAACGCGCATATCACCATGCACCTTTCGGGCATTCCCACGCCGCAGAGCATGCTGCGCGGGGCCATCCGCTTCGTGGAAAACTGCGAACGCTACCGGAAGGGCGAGCCGCTGGAGCCGCGCTTCGACCCGGTGCTGGGGTACTAG
- a CDS encoding histidine phosphatase family protein, translating into MKLLGLLRHAKSDWDDLGLRDFDRGLNNRGRKGAALMGQHIRDHGIRWEQVLASPAERVKRTLEAAGIDGHVNWQDRAYLASSSTLIELLRAVEGSPDSVLLAGHNPGLQELIFDLVPPDAENALFDAAAEKYPTATFAVLELDIADWAELEPNCGRLIHLARPRDLDPELGPEGRG; encoded by the coding sequence GTGAAACTGCTCGGCCTCCTGCGCCATGCCAAATCCGACTGGGACGATCTGGGCCTGCGCGATTTCGATCGCGGGCTGAACAATCGTGGCCGCAAGGGCGCCGCCCTGATGGGCCAGCACATCCGCGATCACGGGATCAGGTGGGAACAGGTGCTGGCCAGCCCTGCCGAAAGGGTAAAGCGCACACTGGAAGCCGCCGGGATCGACGGCCACGTCAACTGGCAGGACCGGGCCTATCTGGCCAGTTCCAGCACGCTGATCGAACTGCTGCGCGCCGTGGAAGGCAGCCCGGACAGCGTGTTGCTGGCGGGGCATAATCCGGGCCTGCAGGAACTGATCTTCGATCTGGTTCCGCCCGATGCCGAAAACGCGCTGTTCGATGCCGCAGCCGAGAAATACCCCACCGCCACCTTTGCCGTGCTGGAACTGGATATTGCCGACTGGGCAGAGCTTGAGCCGAATTGCGGCCGCCTGATCCACCTCGCCCGCCCGCGCGATCTCGATCCAGAACTGGGGCCGGAAGGGCGCGGTTAG
- a CDS encoding MAPEG family protein has protein sequence MHLTVTLTSAAVAAIIGVWLTFRVIQLRAKFGVAHGHGDNDALMRRMRAQLNYAENTPLVLILIAGIELSGKADIWLSYVAAVYFLGRLAHAVGMDSESVPVTRKIGMASTLLVLIGLAIYALLVALKIV, from the coding sequence ATGCACCTTACCGTTACGCTCACTTCGGCCGCAGTGGCCGCGATCATCGGTGTCTGGCTGACATTCCGGGTCATCCAGTTGCGCGCAAAATTCGGCGTTGCCCACGGCCACGGCGATAATGATGCACTGATGAGGCGCATGCGCGCCCAGCTCAATTATGCGGAAAACACGCCGCTGGTGCTGATCCTGATCGCGGGAATCGAGCTTTCGGGCAAGGCGGACATCTGGCTTTCCTATGTCGCTGCAGTCTATTTCCTCGGCCGTCTGGCCCATGCGGTGGGCATGGACAGCGAATCCGTCCCGGTGACTCGCAAGATCGGGATGGCCTCCACTCTGCTCGTGCTGATCGGCCTTGCGATCTACGCCCTGCTGGTTGCACTCAAGATCGTCTGA
- the plsX gene encoding phosphate acyltransferase PlsX, which yields MNLPRIAVDAMGGDEGVRVMVEGAALARRRHDRFKFLLVGDEERIKRALDNHPNLRGASEILHAADVVAGDEKPTQALRRARTTSMGLAINAVKQGEAGGAVSGGNTGALMAMAKLALRTMPGIDRPALAALMPTLGDSDLVMLDLGANTDCDARNLVQFAIMGAAYSRIVTGREAPRVRLLNIGTEENKGTEQLQEAAARLREATGLSMEFEGFVEANGLSRGDVDVVVTDGFSGNIALKAVEGTARFVADLLRRSFQSSLRSKFGFLVSRPATDLLRHHLDPNNHNGAVFLGLNGVVVKSHGSATANGVANAVAVTARLLEASITERIAADLAELGEERLRHNGNSSAGNGQDKENAV from the coding sequence ATGAATCTGCCGCGTATCGCCGTCGATGCGATGGGCGGCGATGAAGGCGTGCGCGTGATGGTCGAAGGCGCGGCGCTTGCTCGCCGTCGCCATGACCGTTTCAAATTCCTGCTGGTTGGGGATGAAGAGCGCATCAAACGTGCGCTCGATAATCACCCCAACCTGCGCGGGGCCTCCGAAATCCTGCATGCCGCAGATGTCGTGGCGGGCGATGAAAAGCCCACCCAGGCACTGCGTCGTGCCCGCACAACCTCCATGGGTCTGGCGATCAACGCCGTGAAACAGGGCGAGGCTGGCGGCGCGGTAAGCGGCGGCAACACCGGCGCGCTGATGGCCATGGCCAAGCTCGCCCTGCGCACCATGCCCGGAATCGACCGGCCCGCTCTGGCCGCGCTGATGCCCACACTGGGCGACAGCGATCTCGTCATGCTCGATCTTGGCGCCAATACCGATTGCGATGCCCGCAATCTGGTGCAGTTCGCGATCATGGGCGCTGCCTATTCGCGGATCGTCACCGGGCGCGAGGCGCCGCGCGTGCGCCTGCTGAATATCGGCACGGAAGAGAACAAGGGCACCGAACAGCTTCAGGAAGCCGCAGCCCGCTTGCGCGAGGCAACCGGCCTTTCGATGGAGTTCGAAGGTTTCGTGGAAGCCAACGGCCTGTCGCGCGGCGATGTGGACGTGGTGGTGACCGACGGATTTTCCGGCAATATCGCGTTGAAGGCAGTGGAAGGCACGGCCCGTTTCGTGGCCGATCTGCTGCGCCGCAGCTTCCAGAGCTCACTGCGATCCAAATTCGGATTCCTGGTCAGCCGTCCGGCAACGGATTTGCTGCGGCACCATCTGGACCCCAATAATCACAATGGCGCGGTTTTCCTGGGCCTCAATGGCGTGGTTGTGAAAAGCCATGGCAGCGCGACTGCCAATGGTGTGGCCAATGCCGTTGCGGTGACGGCGCGCCTGCTCGAGGCGAGCATTACCGAACGCATTGCTGCCGATCTTGCCGAACTGGGCGAGGAACGGTTGCGTCACAACGGCAATTCCTCCGCCGGAAACGGTCAAGATAAAGAGAACGCAGTATGA
- a CDS encoding MerR family transcriptional regulator translates to MVVDPRFSDGKDADALRTIGEVARALGIKQHVLRYWEQQFPMLKPLKRSGGRRYYRPEDIRIVDTIDRLVNREGYTLKGARLALSGGKAAAAEAPPATTARGDGDTHPAGDIVPQLRAIRSRLAAALER, encoded by the coding sequence GTGGTAGTTGATCCGAGGTTCAGCGACGGCAAGGATGCCGACGCGCTGCGCACCATCGGCGAAGTCGCGCGCGCGCTGGGTATCAAGCAGCACGTCTTGCGATATTGGGAACAGCAATTTCCCATGCTCAAGCCGCTGAAACGCAGCGGCGGGCGGCGCTATTATCGTCCGGAAGACATCCGCATCGTCGATACGATCGATCGGCTGGTGAACCGGGAAGGCTATACGCTGAAAGGCGCGCGGCTGGCGCTGTCCGGCGGCAAGGCTGCGGCAGCGGAAGCACCGCCCGCTACGACGGCGCGTGGGGACGGCGATACGCATCCGGCAGGCGACATCGTTCCGCAATTGCGCGCGATCCGCAGCAGGCTGGCCGCCGCGCTGGAGCGTTGA
- a CDS encoding beta-ketoacyl-ACP synthase III has product MIRSVVKGTGSALPARAVTNEELASTVDTSDEWIVERTGIRSRHIADETETTSSLAADAGRKALAAAGIEGAAVDLIIVATATPDQTFPATATKVQDALGCNGGIAFDVSAVCSGFLYALGVADSLLKTGMAKCALVIGAETFSRILDWEDRATCVLFGDGAGAVVLAAEDVEEGGPGVLATRLHADGAHNELLFTDGGPSSTGTVGKVRMKGREVFRHAVVNLAEVLEEVLEEAGFTAADLDWVVPHQANARILDATARKLGLANEKVIVTVDRHANTSAASVPLALDFAVRDGRIKQGDLVMLEAMGGGFTWGASLLRM; this is encoded by the coding sequence ATGATCCGTTCCGTGGTCAAGGGCACCGGCTCCGCCCTGCCGGCACGCGCAGTGACCAATGAAGAGCTCGCCAGCACTGTCGATACCAGCGACGAGTGGATCGTGGAGCGTACCGGCATTCGTTCGCGCCACATTGCCGACGAGACGGAGACGACCTCCAGCCTGGCCGCAGATGCAGGCCGCAAGGCATTGGCCGCGGCAGGCATCGAAGGTGCGGCTGTGGACCTGATTATCGTGGCCACCGCCACCCCGGATCAGACCTTCCCGGCGACCGCTACCAAGGTGCAGGACGCGCTTGGATGCAACGGGGGAATCGCCTTCGACGTTTCGGCGGTCTGTTCGGGATTCCTCTACGCGCTGGGTGTTGCCGATTCGCTACTCAAGACCGGAATGGCTAAGTGTGCGTTGGTTATCGGGGCGGAAACCTTCAGCCGGATTCTCGACTGGGAAGACCGTGCTACCTGCGTCCTTTTCGGGGACGGTGCAGGGGCTGTCGTGCTCGCGGCGGAGGACGTTGAAGAGGGCGGTCCGGGCGTGCTCGCCACCCGTCTTCATGCCGATGGCGCCCATAACGAACTACTGTTCACCGATGGTGGGCCTTCTTCCACCGGAACAGTGGGCAAGGTGCGTATGAAAGGCCGCGAAGTGTTCCGGCACGCCGTGGTCAATCTGGCAGAAGTTCTTGAGGAAGTGCTTGAAGAGGCTGGATTTACTGCAGCCGATCTGGACTGGGTCGTGCCCCATCAGGCCAATGCCCGCATTCTGGATGCCACGGCACGCAAGCTCGGTCTGGCAAACGAAAAGGTGATCGTAACCGTCGATCGCCATGCCAATACTTCGGCCGCATCGGTGCCTCTGGCGCTCGATTTTGCGGTGCGTGACGGGCGCATAAAACAGGGCGATCTGGTGATGCTGGAAGCCATGGGCGGAGGCTTCACCTGGGGTGCCAGCCTGCTGCGCATGTGA